Proteins encoded by one window of Luteimonas yindakuii:
- a CDS encoding YiiD C-terminal domain-containing protein: MTSPMQADSAALQRLQAHFDGMPPVAAMRVGITGWDGACLRLSAPLAAHVNDKGCAFGGSLVSLATLAAWGLVTLQVEAAGLDVDVFVAATEVRYRAPLFADLHVEARLEEGAGWQDFIDTLRARGRASTWLVASLPLPEGGIATEARLRYAAILRTPVPAPGQAD; encoded by the coding sequence ATGACGTCACCGATGCAGGCCGACAGCGCCGCATTGCAGCGCCTGCAGGCCCACTTCGACGGCATGCCGCCGGTCGCGGCGATGCGGGTCGGCATCACCGGCTGGGATGGCGCGTGCCTGCGCCTGTCGGCGCCGCTGGCCGCACACGTCAATGACAAGGGCTGCGCCTTCGGTGGCAGCCTGGTATCGCTGGCGACGCTTGCGGCGTGGGGCCTGGTGACCCTGCAGGTGGAGGCGGCCGGGCTCGATGTTGACGTCTTCGTCGCCGCCACCGAGGTGCGCTATCGCGCGCCGCTGTTCGCCGACCTGCATGTCGAGGCAAGGCTGGAGGAGGGCGCGGGCTGGCAGGACTTCATCGACACCCTGCGCGCGCGCGGCCGCGCCAGCACCTGGCTGGTCGCTTCGCTGCCGCTGCCCGAGGGCGGCATCGCCACCGAAGCACGGCTGCGCTACGCCGCGATCCTGCGCACGCCCGTTCCTGCGCCGGGGCAGGCCGACTAA
- a CDS encoding rhodanese-like domain-containing protein has protein sequence MTFEELLAFAGRNHLLSMALAGITLALIWTEISRLTRGFKGLRPAELTALVNRDNALVVDLRPSGDFEKGHIPGSKNVQMSQFDPENKQLAAARALPVVLVCKTGQTANTAAKRLKKAGFEHVYVLEGGIGAWQQADLPLKRGR, from the coding sequence GTGACTTTCGAAGAACTGCTGGCCTTTGCCGGCCGCAACCACCTGCTGTCGATGGCGCTCGCCGGCATCACGCTGGCCCTGATCTGGACCGAGATCAGCCGCCTCACCCGCGGTTTCAAGGGCCTGCGCCCGGCCGAACTCACCGCGCTGGTCAACCGCGACAATGCGCTGGTGGTCGACCTGCGGCCCAGCGGCGACTTCGAGAAGGGCCACATCCCCGGCTCGAAGAACGTGCAGATGAGCCAGTTCGATCCCGAGAACAAGCAGCTCGCGGCCGCCAGGGCGCTGCCGGTGGTGCTGGTGTGCAAGACCGGCCAGACCGCCAACACGGCCGCCAAGCGACTGAAGAAGGCCGGCTTCGAACACGTCTACGTGCTCGAGGGCGGCATCGGCGCCTGGCAGCAGGCCGACCTGCCGCTCAAGCGCGGCCGCTGA
- the secB gene encoding protein-export chaperone SecB encodes MSEQDNVAANGAAAPAQPAGAQFTVEKIYVKDVSFESPKAPQIFNEQAQPQLNMSLNQSVQRVGDNGYEVVLKITLTCSLAEDNTVYVAEVAQAGVFGLAGFEANVLDAMLGTHCPNVLYPYARQLLGELIQAGGFPPFLLQPINFDALYAEGLRQRAGQQAGDGTEIVGNA; translated from the coding sequence ATGTCCGAGCAAGACAACGTCGCCGCCAATGGCGCCGCCGCCCCCGCGCAGCCTGCCGGCGCGCAGTTCACCGTCGAGAAGATCTACGTCAAGGACGTGTCGTTCGAGTCGCCGAAGGCGCCGCAGATCTTCAACGAGCAGGCGCAGCCGCAGCTCAACATGAGCCTCAACCAGAGCGTGCAGCGCGTTGGCGACAACGGCTACGAGGTGGTGCTCAAAATCACCCTGACCTGCTCGCTGGCCGAGGACAACACCGTCTACGTGGCCGAAGTTGCGCAGGCCGGCGTGTTCGGGCTGGCCGGTTTCGAGGCCAACGTGCTCGACGCCATGCTCGGCACCCATTGCCCGAACGTGCTGTACCCGTACGCGCGCCAGCTGCTCGGCGAGCTGATCCAGGCCGGTGGCTTCCCGCCGTTCCTGCTGCAGCCGATCAACTTCGACGCCCTGTACGCCGAAGGGCTGCGCCAGCGTGCCGGCCAGCAGGCCGGTGACGGCACCGAGATCGTCGGCAACGCCTGA
- a CDS encoding NAD(P)H-dependent glycerol-3-phosphate dehydrogenase, with amino-acid sequence MVSRPHVAVLGAGSWGTALAALIARHDVPTVLWGRDAQAVEAIDRDHVNARYLPGIALPDSLRATADLGRALDGAGLVLVVVPSHAFAETLRAIAPLRPATAGVAWATKGFEPGSGRFLHEVAADVLGDDVPLAVVTGPSFAKEVALGLPTALTVHAHDEAFAEQVAEVLHGPAFRAYTGTDMSGAELGGAMKNVLAVATGVADGMGLGLNARAGLVTRGLNEMLRLNMAMGGRPETLMGLAGLGDLVLTATGDLSRNRRLGLALGRGQPLEEAVREIGQVVESVQTADEVMRLADRHGVDLPIAANVRDVLHGDITPAEGVARLMARERKSEYPAKLFG; translated from the coding sequence ATGGTGTCGCGACCCCATGTCGCGGTGCTGGGCGCGGGCTCCTGGGGCACCGCGCTCGCCGCCCTGATCGCCCGCCATGACGTCCCCACCGTGCTGTGGGGGCGCGATGCGCAGGCAGTCGAGGCGATCGACCGCGACCACGTCAACGCCCGCTACCTGCCCGGCATCGCGCTGCCGGACTCGCTGCGCGCCACCGCCGACCTCGGCCGCGCCCTCGACGGCGCCGGCCTGGTGCTGGTCGTGGTGCCGTCGCACGCCTTCGCCGAAACGCTGCGTGCGATCGCGCCGCTGCGCCCGGCAACAGCCGGCGTGGCGTGGGCGACCAAGGGCTTCGAGCCCGGCTCCGGACGCTTCCTGCACGAGGTGGCCGCCGACGTGCTCGGCGATGACGTGCCGCTGGCGGTGGTGACCGGCCCGTCGTTCGCCAAGGAAGTCGCGCTGGGGCTGCCGACCGCGCTCACCGTGCATGCGCACGACGAGGCGTTCGCCGAGCAGGTGGCCGAGGTGCTGCACGGCCCGGCGTTCCGCGCCTACACCGGCACCGACATGAGCGGCGCCGAGCTCGGCGGCGCGATGAAGAACGTGCTGGCGGTGGCCACCGGCGTCGCCGACGGCATGGGCCTGGGCCTCAACGCCCGCGCCGGCCTGGTCACCCGCGGCCTCAACGAGATGCTGCGCCTCAACATGGCGATGGGCGGCCGCCCGGAAACCCTGATGGGCCTCGCCGGCCTCGGTGACCTGGTGCTGACCGCCACCGGCGATCTCTCGCGCAACCGCCGCCTCGGCCTCGCGCTCGGCCGCGGGCAGCCGCTGGAAGAAGCGGTGCGCGAAATCGGCCAGGTGGTGGAGTCGGTGCAGACCGCCGATGAAGTCATGCGGCTGGCCGATCGCCATGGCGTCGACCTGCCGATCGCTGCCAACGTGCGTGACGTCCTGCATGGCGACATCACCCCCGCCGAAGGCGTGGCCCGCCTGATGGCCCGCGAGCGCAAGTCCGAGTACCCGGCGAAGCTGTTCGGCTGA
- a CDS encoding diffusible signal factor-reguated Ax21 faimly protein: MSRTKASLLALGLTAALPFAASAQSASALSYNYVEGGYIATNADLDADGAAARGSVAFHPNFHVFGGFQRQDVDNTPVDFDEWRIGIGYNHAISPNADLVTRVAYEKFDAGRDIFGNDYAPDGYSVEVGLRGALAPQLEGYAMAGYEDFGNFYGDDFYGRLGAQWKFTPNWGVSGDVKFAGGDTQWFVGPRFTW; the protein is encoded by the coding sequence ATGTCCCGAACCAAGGCTTCCCTGCTCGCCCTCGGCCTGACCGCCGCCCTGCCGTTCGCCGCCTCGGCGCAGTCGGCATCCGCGCTGTCCTACAACTACGTCGAAGGCGGCTACATCGCCACCAATGCGGACCTCGATGCCGACGGCGCCGCCGCGCGGGGCTCGGTCGCGTTCCACCCGAACTTCCATGTGTTCGGCGGCTTCCAGCGGCAGGACGTCGACAACACCCCGGTCGACTTCGACGAGTGGCGCATCGGCATCGGCTACAACCACGCCATTTCGCCCAATGCCGACCTGGTGACCCGGGTGGCCTACGAGAAGTTCGACGCCGGCCGCGACATCTTCGGCAACGATTACGCGCCGGACGGCTACAGCGTCGAAGTCGGCCTGCGCGGCGCGCTGGCGCCGCAGCTCGAAGGCTATGCGATGGCCGGTTACGAGGACTTCGGCAACTTCTACGGCGACGACTTCTACGGCCGCCTCGGTGCGCAGTGGAAGTTCACCCCGAACTGGGGCGTGTCCGGCGACGTCAAGTTCGCCGGCGGCGATACCCAGTGGTTCGTCGGCCCGCGCTTCACCTGGTAA
- a CDS encoding OBAP family protein — protein sequence MHRLCCPALLALALSACGGGDTESAVDTPGAQESPKTRVLEAGAALLQDKPPIDAINAYLDGFHFYSGRMQAQMEAHHYCSHLNEDVIQCVIYDGNVGDAKLMGVEYIVSERLFAGLPESEKPLWHSHSYEVKSGTLVAPGIPEMAEDELMEKLVGTYGKTWHTWHTDLDKELPYGVPQLMMGFTADGQADPAMIVARDERIGVDSQAKRERRAEIAAPPVLPGANAWEQGEVIQLDDPTGHEHGRGDVAAPAGTDAAERNASSQTGGEDATPVE from the coding sequence ATGCATCGTCTCTGCTGCCCCGCGCTCCTTGCCCTTGCCCTGTCCGCGTGCGGCGGCGGCGACACCGAATCGGCGGTGGACACGCCCGGCGCGCAGGAGTCGCCCAAGACGCGGGTGCTGGAGGCCGGCGCCGCGCTGCTGCAGGACAAGCCACCGATCGATGCGATCAACGCCTACCTCGACGGCTTCCACTTCTACAGTGGCCGCATGCAGGCGCAGATGGAAGCCCATCACTACTGTTCGCACCTCAACGAGGACGTGATCCAGTGCGTGATCTACGACGGCAACGTCGGCGACGCCAAGCTGATGGGCGTGGAGTACATCGTCAGCGAGCGGTTGTTCGCCGGCCTGCCGGAGAGCGAGAAGCCGCTCTGGCACAGCCACTCGTACGAGGTGAAGTCGGGCACCCTGGTCGCGCCGGGCATTCCGGAAATGGCCGAGGACGAGTTGATGGAGAAGCTGGTCGGCACCTACGGCAAGACCTGGCACACCTGGCATACCGACCTCGACAAGGAGCTGCCGTACGGGGTGCCGCAGCTGATGATGGGCTTCACCGCCGACGGCCAGGCCGATCCCGCCATGATCGTCGCGCGGGACGAGCGCATCGGCGTCGACAGCCAAGCCAAGCGCGAGCGCCGCGCCGAGATCGCCGCCCCGCCGGTGCTGCCGGGGGCGAATGCGTGGGAGCAGGGCGAGGTGATCCAGCTCGACGATCCCACCGGGCACGAGCACGGGCGCGGTGACGTGGCCGCGCCTGCCGGGACTGATGCCGCGGAGCGCAATGCGAGTTCGCAGACGGGTGGCGAGGACGCTACGCCTGTGGAGTGA
- a CDS encoding DNA-3-methyladenine glycosylase — MPIPLPAHWTLLPRDFYRRHPTEVAPQLLNKILVRDDGRAGRIVEVEAYAGSEDPAAHSHRGPTRRNATMFGEPGHLYVYFTYGMHWGSNAVCGDVGQGAGVLLRAIEPLQGLDLIRSARPGARRDRDLANGPGKLSQAMGITGEFDGADLVAPDRGLAIVDDGTSPPDTPAVGPRIGISQAIDFHWRWHVPGHPHVPAWRPHPSKRRTPLK; from the coding sequence ATGCCCATCCCGCTGCCCGCGCACTGGACACTGCTGCCACGCGACTTCTACCGCCGTCATCCCACCGAAGTGGCACCGCAGCTGCTCAACAAGATCCTCGTGCGCGACGACGGCCGCGCCGGTCGCATCGTCGAGGTCGAGGCCTATGCCGGCAGCGAGGATCCTGCCGCGCATTCGCACCGCGGCCCGACGCGCCGCAACGCCACCATGTTCGGCGAGCCCGGGCACCTGTATGTCTACTTCACCTATGGCATGCACTGGGGCAGCAATGCAGTCTGCGGCGACGTCGGCCAGGGCGCCGGCGTGCTGCTGCGCGCGATCGAGCCTCTCCAGGGCCTCGACCTGATCCGCAGCGCGCGTCCGGGCGCGCGCCGCGACCGCGACCTCGCCAACGGCCCCGGCAAGCTTTCGCAGGCGATGGGCATCACCGGCGAGTTCGACGGCGCCGATCTGGTGGCCCCGGACCGCGGCCTCGCCATCGTCGATGACGGCACGTCACCGCCCGACACGCCTGCAGTGGGTCCGCGCATCGGCATCAGCCAGGCCATCGACTTCCACTGGCGCTGGCACGTGCCCGGTCATCCGCATGTGCCGGCGTGGCGGCCGCATCCGTCGAAGCGGCGAACGCCACTGAAGTGA
- a CDS encoding DUF6122 family protein: protein MPDFELRPILHLLLHVLVPLAVARIVWPAHWRRAAAWMLAGWLIDIDHLLAEPIYAPGRCSIGFHPLHTWPAVGVYTALLVPRRTRWFGTGLLIHIALDAIDCVLM from the coding sequence ATGCCCGACTTCGAACTGCGACCGATCCTCCATCTGCTGCTGCACGTGCTGGTGCCGCTGGCGGTGGCGCGCATCGTGTGGCCGGCGCATTGGCGGCGCGCGGCGGCGTGGATGCTGGCCGGCTGGCTGATCGACATCGACCATCTGCTGGCGGAGCCGATCTATGCGCCCGGGCGCTGCAGCATCGGCTTCCATCCGTTGCACACCTGGCCTGCGGTGGGTGTCTACACCGCGTTGCTGGTGCCGCGACGCACGCGCTGGTTCGGCACCGGCCTGCTGATCCACATCGCGCTCGACGCGATCGACTGCGTGCTGATGTGA
- a CDS encoding tRNA (cytidine(34)-2'-O)-methyltransferase, with the protein MFDVLLYQPEIPPNTGNVIRLCANTGARLHLIRPLGFDLDDRQLRRAGLDYHEYATLRVHDSLDAALAAIAPPRLFALSTRNSTRHDQVRFEADDAFLFGPETRGLPDGVLAGLPDAQRLRLPMRPDNRSLNLSNAVAVLVFEAWRQHGFAGAG; encoded by the coding sequence ATGTTCGACGTCCTGCTCTACCAGCCCGAGATCCCGCCCAACACCGGCAACGTGATCCGCCTGTGCGCCAACACCGGCGCGCGATTGCACCTGATCCGCCCGCTGGGCTTCGACCTCGACGACCGCCAGCTGCGTCGTGCGGGGCTGGATTACCACGAGTACGCGACGCTCAGGGTCCACGATTCGCTCGACGCCGCGCTCGCGGCGATCGCACCGCCGCGGCTGTTCGCGCTGTCCACCCGCAACAGCACGCGCCACGACCAGGTGCGCTTCGAAGCCGACGATGCCTTCCTGTTCGGTCCGGAGACCCGCGGCCTGCCCGACGGCGTGCTGGCCGGCCTTCCCGACGCGCAACGGCTGCGGCTGCCGATGCGACCGGACAATCGCAGCCTCAACCTGTCGAACGCGGTGGCGGTGCTGGTGTTCGAAGCCTGGCGCCAGCACGGCTTCGCCGGCGCCGGCTGA
- a CDS encoding SDR family oxidoreductase has product MSTRTRICLVTGANRGIGLEFTRQLLARGDRVVATARQPGKATALNTLAGEYPGRLHVLPLDITQPRTHAELARELPLAVGDDVRIDLLINNAGVLHSGERFGELGLDTLEHSFRTNAAGPLLLTQTLAPQLADGARVVNMSSRIGAIALTRRFGTPSYAISKAALNMVTVLLAQALSPHDIVVVAVSPGWVRTEMGGADAEVATADAVAGLLAQIERLAMTDSGSFFDWQGAPIPW; this is encoded by the coding sequence ATGAGCACCCGCACCCGCATCTGTCTCGTCACCGGCGCCAACCGCGGCATCGGCCTGGAATTCACCCGCCAGCTGCTCGCGCGCGGCGACCGCGTCGTCGCCACTGCACGCCAGCCCGGCAAGGCCACCGCGCTCAACACGCTGGCCGGCGAATACCCGGGCCGCCTGCATGTGCTGCCGCTCGACATCACCCAGCCGCGCACGCATGCCGAACTCGCCCGCGAACTGCCGCTTGCCGTCGGCGACGACGTGCGTATCGACCTGCTGATCAACAACGCCGGCGTGCTGCATTCCGGCGAACGTTTCGGCGAGCTCGGGCTCGACACCCTCGAACACAGCTTCCGCACCAATGCGGCCGGCCCGTTGCTGCTGACGCAGACGCTGGCGCCGCAGCTTGCCGACGGCGCGCGCGTGGTGAACATGTCCTCGCGCATCGGTGCGATCGCACTGACCCGGCGCTTCGGCACTCCCAGCTATGCGATCAGCAAGGCCGCGCTCAACATGGTCACGGTGCTGCTGGCGCAGGCACTTTCGCCGCACGACATCGTGGTGGTCGCGGTGAGCCCGGGCTGGGTGCGCACCGAAATGGGCGGTGCCGACGCCGAAGTCGCCACCGCAGACGCGGTTGCCGGCCTGCTGGCGCAGATCGAACGGTTGGCGATGACCGACTCCGGCAGCTTCTTCGACTGGCAGGGCGCGCCGATTCCCTGGTGA
- a CDS encoding TonB-dependent receptor — translation MYKTTTLATALALAMAMHAQAHARTTSTPAVAVASLQGSHADTGSINGVVTDAGRGGYLAGAEVRISGLDVVAVTGSDGRFALHRVPAGRHELRVSYVGRPDRTHVVDVVAGQASNARIDVSAARDATDLDAVVVRAQPIAESEYAALQAQRASTSLVNVVAADSIGRFPDQNVAAALSRLPGIAVERDQGQERYVNLRGAPARWTTIAFDGVNVISPAGRTARLDTIPSSIASQVVARKAITAAMPSETLAGNIDIITRSPFDYEGLKVGADVGIGYNDLGGGRQYNWGGFLSSKFADDRFGVLVSASKYSRDMVTDNFESDPEVAAEDQEPGGDERVWFDAHQNKLYRLTRENESVSGRLEFRPSDDHHFFLSSIHTEFSDHELRNAIEFDFDANAVRTSDTRPQAVAQRTGYADVRTGNTPWQGTVYGVEMDSTQNINDSVQSIFTTTLGGDQNLGDWRARWRLNYTEAEQKSGPSFNSTWVSPSERTLRPTVDYDFSNRSLHRVTLYDTIRNPDGSFSKGNLKRSLDSHDYNFVSVVTNSGKAVTDSYSTRLDLFRETELFGRPTELQFGVQYDDRTKENNQTRYAITAAQLTAMGIAHPAMADFASDKPYQGALPLGYSFRYHDEDRARALLDGLRSQGAGGFDDGVVMDNWYNVQERIGAVYGMATSHFDWGNVVAGVRGEYTRNQSSANAEDDSGYRRITVRESGVDFFPSVHVNWDLNDEMKLRFSANTGAARPDYTDLRPNFSISDDEQEIDGGNPYAETEKSMGLDAYFEWYMRPQGFFSAGVYYKKLRDVLFDVELPRFGNDDLDVPGFDRSQYTYFTLANGGDGHIRGLELAYSQGFSPLADRLDLPLWVGDFGVTANVTFNDSEATTPDGRKVSLPGASDLIYNTSLYYEAHGLSARLSWQYRTEWIDGIGDGDVMGDAYWDDVGRLDFSMRYAFNDNVEMYLDANNLLNEPGIRYQGNRQRTTEYERFGKRFMIGVRMNF, via the coding sequence ATGTACAAGACCACGACTCTCGCCACGGCCCTTGCCCTGGCCATGGCCATGCATGCCCAGGCGCACGCCCGGACCACGTCCACTCCGGCCGTTGCCGTCGCCAGCCTGCAGGGCTCACATGCCGATACCGGTTCGATCAACGGCGTAGTCACGGACGCCGGCCGCGGCGGGTATCTCGCCGGCGCCGAAGTCCGCATCTCCGGCCTTGACGTGGTCGCAGTGACCGGTTCGGATGGCCGCTTCGCCCTGCACCGTGTGCCGGCCGGTCGCCACGAACTGCGGGTGAGCTACGTCGGTCGCCCCGACCGGACCCACGTCGTCGACGTGGTGGCGGGGCAGGCCAGCAACGCGCGGATCGATGTCTCCGCCGCCCGCGACGCCACCGACCTCGATGCGGTCGTGGTGCGCGCCCAGCCGATCGCGGAATCCGAGTACGCGGCGCTGCAGGCGCAGCGTGCGTCGACCTCGCTGGTCAACGTGGTGGCTGCCGACTCGATCGGCCGCTTCCCCGACCAGAACGTCGCCGCCGCGCTCAGCCGCCTGCCGGGCATCGCGGTGGAGCGCGACCAGGGCCAGGAGCGCTACGTCAACCTGCGCGGCGCGCCCGCGCGCTGGACCACCATCGCCTTCGACGGCGTCAACGTGATCAGCCCCGCCGGCCGCACCGCGCGCCTGGACACCATCCCGTCGTCGATCGCCAGCCAGGTCGTCGCCCGCAAGGCGATCACCGCGGCCATGCCCAGTGAGACGCTGGCCGGCAACATCGACATCATCACCCGCAGCCCGTTCGACTACGAAGGCCTGAAGGTCGGCGCCGACGTCGGCATCGGCTACAACGACCTCGGCGGCGGCAGGCAGTACAACTGGGGCGGCTTCCTCTCCAGCAAGTTCGCCGACGACCGCTTCGGCGTGCTGGTCTCGGCCTCGAAGTATTCGCGCGACATGGTCACCGACAACTTCGAGTCGGATCCGGAAGTGGCCGCCGAGGACCAGGAGCCGGGCGGCGACGAACGCGTGTGGTTCGACGCCCACCAGAACAAGCTCTACCGCCTGACCCGCGAGAACGAGTCGGTCAGCGGCCGCCTTGAGTTCCGGCCCAGCGACGATCACCACTTCTTCCTGAGCTCGATCCATACCGAGTTCAGCGACCACGAGCTGCGCAACGCCATCGAGTTCGACTTCGATGCCAACGCCGTGCGCACCTCCGACACGCGCCCGCAGGCCGTGGCCCAGCGCACGGGATATGCGGATGTCCGCACCGGCAACACGCCGTGGCAGGGCACCGTGTACGGCGTGGAGATGGACAGCACGCAGAACATCAACGACAGCGTGCAGAGCATCTTCACCACCACCCTCGGTGGCGACCAGAACCTCGGCGACTGGCGTGCCCGCTGGCGCCTGAACTACACCGAGGCGGAACAGAAGTCCGGCCCGTCTTTCAACTCCACCTGGGTCAGCCCGTCGGAGCGCACCCTGCGCCCGACCGTGGACTACGACTTCAGCAACCGCAGCCTGCACCGGGTCACGCTGTACGACACCATCCGCAATCCGGACGGTTCGTTCTCCAAGGGCAACCTCAAGCGCTCGCTGGATTCGCACGACTACAACTTCGTCAGCGTCGTCACCAACAGCGGCAAGGCGGTCACCGACTCCTACAGCACGCGCCTGGACCTGTTCCGCGAGACCGAGCTGTTCGGCCGCCCCACCGAGCTGCAGTTCGGCGTGCAGTACGACGACCGCACCAAGGAGAACAACCAGACCCGCTACGCGATCACCGCGGCGCAGCTGACGGCGATGGGCATCGCGCATCCGGCGATGGCCGACTTCGCTTCCGACAAGCCCTACCAGGGAGCGCTGCCGCTGGGTTACAGCTTCCGCTACCACGACGAAGACCGCGCGCGTGCGCTGCTCGACGGCCTGCGTTCGCAGGGTGCCGGCGGCTTCGACGACGGCGTGGTGATGGACAACTGGTACAACGTGCAGGAGCGGATCGGCGCGGTCTACGGCATGGCCACCAGCCACTTCGACTGGGGCAACGTCGTCGCCGGCGTGCGTGGCGAGTACACCCGCAACCAGTCGTCCGCCAATGCCGAGGACGACAGCGGCTACCGGCGGATCACCGTCAGGGAAAGCGGCGTCGATTTCTTCCCCAGCGTGCACGTCAACTGGGACCTCAACGACGAAATGAAGCTGCGCTTCTCCGCCAACACCGGTGCCGCGCGCCCCGACTACACCGACCTGCGGCCCAACTTCTCGATCAGCGACGACGAGCAGGAGATCGACGGCGGCAACCCCTACGCGGAGACCGAGAAGTCGATGGGGCTGGATGCCTACTTCGAGTGGTACATGCGGCCACAGGGTTTCTTCTCCGCCGGCGTGTACTACAAGAAGCTGCGCGACGTGCTGTTCGACGTCGAGCTGCCGCGCTTCGGCAACGACGACCTCGACGTGCCCGGCTTCGACCGCTCGCAGTACACCTACTTCACCCTCGCCAACGGTGGCGATGGCCACATCCGCGGCCTGGAGCTGGCGTACTCGCAGGGCTTCTCGCCGCTCGCCGACCGCCTGGACCTGCCGCTGTGGGTCGGCGACTTCGGCGTCACCGCCAACGTGACCTTCAACGACAGCGAGGCGACCACGCCGGACGGCCGCAAGGTGTCCCTGCCGGGCGCTTCCGATCTGATCTACAACACCTCGCTCTACTACGAGGCGCACGGACTGTCGGCACGGCTGAGCTGGCAGTACCGCACCGAGTGGATCGACGGCATCGGCGACGGCGACGTCATGGGCGATGCGTACTGGGATGATGTCGGCCGCCTCGACTTCTCGATGCGCTATGCCTTCAACGACAACGTCGAGATGTACCTCGACGCCAACAACCTGCTCAACGAGCCCGGCATCCGCTACCAGGGCAACCGCCAGCGCACCACCGAGTACGAGCGCTTCGGCAAGCGCTTCATGATCGGCGTGCGGATGAACTTCTGA
- a CDS encoding alkaline phosphatase, whose product MPTTQKDPSMHNNKPLRSLLAGALLAALAMPQFALADDASAPRAKNVILFVADAAGVSALHGASVHGYGEPLKLHIQGWPHLGLSETSPVDKWVSDSANGMSSVVTGVKTRNGVISQGPDAVRGQRDGTPTRTILEHAEARGLRTGVVSSQSIADATPAATYAHSNDRKKWAEIFTQVFAPRYGDGVDVMIGAGRAKIGEQLAEVGTGFDTLGATHGRPVRASLAEAMQAGDVRPLVVADSIDVRQATLTALDILQDAPEGYLLVVEWDAHTDDVRKGLQNLVDFDRLIAEVEQRVDLDDTLLLFTADHSFGLQIDGGERGQPLLEGFDAWKQAQADAEPGADEDLVRLPNVLVNRTHTAEEVVTLATGAGAHRVRGYFPNTHLFRVMLDAWGWNAE is encoded by the coding sequence ATGCCAACGACCCAGAAGGATCCCTCGATGCACAACAACAAGCCGCTGCGCAGCCTGCTTGCAGGCGCGCTCCTGGCCGCCCTCGCCATGCCCCAGTTCGCGCTGGCCGACGATGCCTCCGCGCCACGGGCGAAGAACGTCATCCTCTTCGTCGCCGACGCCGCCGGCGTTTCCGCCCTGCATGGCGCCAGCGTGCACGGCTACGGCGAGCCGCTGAAGCTCCATATCCAGGGCTGGCCGCACCTCGGCCTCAGCGAAACCTCGCCGGTGGACAAGTGGGTGTCGGATTCCGCCAACGGCATGTCGTCAGTGGTGACCGGCGTCAAGACCCGCAACGGCGTCATCAGCCAGGGCCCGGATGCGGTGCGCGGCCAGCGCGACGGTACTCCGACCCGGACCATCCTCGAGCATGCCGAGGCGCGCGGCCTGCGCACCGGCGTGGTCAGCTCGCAGTCGATCGCCGATGCGACCCCCGCCGCCACCTATGCGCATTCCAACGACCGCAAAAAGTGGGCGGAGATCTTCACCCAGGTGTTCGCGCCGCGCTACGGTGATGGCGTGGACGTGATGATCGGTGCCGGGCGCGCGAAGATCGGCGAGCAGCTGGCCGAGGTCGGCACCGGTTTCGACACGCTCGGCGCGACGCATGGACGTCCGGTGCGTGCATCGCTGGCGGAGGCCATGCAGGCCGGCGACGTCCGCCCGCTGGTGGTCGCCGACAGCATCGACGTGCGCCAGGCGACGCTGACCGCGCTCGACATCCTGCAGGACGCACCCGAAGGCTACCTGCTGGTGGTGGAGTGGGACGCGCACACCGACGACGTGCGCAAGGGCCTGCAGAACCTGGTCGACTTCGACCGCCTGATTGCCGAGGTCGAGCAGCGCGTCGATCTCGACGACACCCTGCTGCTGTTCACCGCCGACCATTCGTTCGGCCTGCAGATCGACGGCGGCGAGCGTGGCCAGCCACTGCTGGAAGGCTTCGATGCATGGAAGCAGGCGCAGGCGGATGCGGAACCCGGTGCCGATGAGGACCTGGTGCGGCTGCCCAACGTGCTGGTCAACCGCACCCACACCGCCGAGGAAGTGGTGACGCTGGCCACCGGCGCCGGCGCCCATCGCGTGCGCGGTTACTTCCCGAACACGCACCTGTTCCGGGTCATGCTCGACGCCTGGGGCTGGAACGCGGAATAA